In Cicer arietinum cultivar CDC Frontier isolate Library 1 chromosome 7, Cicar.CDCFrontier_v2.0, whole genome shotgun sequence, a single window of DNA contains:
- the LOC101502911 gene encoding early nodulin-16 — MGYYYCRKWLTLILSMWVLIRCSESTRYVVGDGENWSWKFPLPSRDILSLWASSHNFLIGDVIAFCYDSRNESVHAVNEGDYSSCNVGGKGHLVDHDGNTKVILNKIGMYYFISGNKRHCKGGLKLALLVTQPPIPPPPPSVAFPLPTPKSLVAFPPPPPSPLAPSLSAPALAPSPSPNSSGGGGGGESMICLGVSMAMMMMFRV, encoded by the exons ATGGGTTATTATTATTGTCGAAAATGGTTGACTCTGATATTGTCAATGTGGGTTCTAATAAGGTGTTCGGAATCAACACGATATGTGGTTGGTGACGGTGAAAATTGGAGCTGGAAGTTTCCTCTTCCATCACGAGATATACTAAGTCTGTGGGCCTCTAGTCACAACTTCCTAATAGGCGATGTTATTG CGTTTTGTTACGATAGTAGAAATGAATCGGTGCACGCAGTAAACGAGGGAGACTATAGTTCGTGTAATGTAGGGGGAAAAGGTCACCTGGTGGACCACGACGGGAATACGAAGGTGATACTTAACAAAATAGGAATGTATTATTTCATAAGTGGAAACAAGCGTCATTGCAAAGGTGGCTTAAAGCTCGCTCTGCTTGTCACTCAACCTCCAATTCCCCCGCCACCTCCCTCTGTTGCTTTCCCGCTTCCTACGCCAAAATCCTTGGTTGCTTTCCCGCCTCCTCCACCGTCACCTTTAGCACCATCACTTTCAGCACCGGCACTGGCACCATCACCGTCACCAAATTCGtcaggtggtggtggtggaggtgAGTCGATGATATGCTTGGGAGTTTCAATggcgatgatgatgatgttcaGAGTTTGA